The following coding sequences are from one Shewanella violacea DSS12 window:
- a CDS encoding peroxiredoxin: MIEQGQALPTGLMLGELTGEGMVTHNVAELFAGKKVVLFAVPGAFTPTCSESHLPGYVVLADQFQAKGIDIIACVSVNDAFVMKAWGQAQNASELMMLADGDASFTKALGLEMDTAGFGGVRSQRYAMVIDNGVVTQLNVEAPKSFEVSKAEAVLAAL; this comes from the coding sequence ATGATCGAGCAAGGACAAGCACTTCCTACGGGCCTCATGTTAGGCGAGTTAACCGGTGAAGGCATGGTGACCCATAATGTGGCAGAACTATTTGCTGGCAAGAAGGTGGTGTTATTTGCCGTTCCCGGTGCATTCACTCCTACGTGTTCAGAATCTCATCTACCTGGATATGTGGTATTGGCCGATCAGTTTCAGGCTAAGGGTATTGATATCATAGCCTGCGTTTCTGTTAACGATGCTTTCGTTATGAAGGCCTGGGGCCAAGCCCAGAACGCATCTGAGCTGATGATGCTGGCCGATGGTGATGCTAGCTTCACTAAGGCACTAGGTCTAGAGATGGACACAGCTGGTTTTGGTGGCGTGCGTTCACAACGTTATGCCATGGTCATCGACAATGGTGTAGTGACACAGCTGAATGTCGAAGCACCTAAGAGCTTCGAAGTGAGTAAGGCCGAAGCTGTGTTGGCGGCATTATAG
- a CDS encoding class I SAM-dependent methyltransferase, with the protein MPSTLQTSKPLGIFFNAQYPSLEAICQRWGLVFDKEAEFELVFEQNTLILNKRDEPKLKGISVDFVSGAVAHRRKFGGGRGQSIAKAVGLKQAVNPSVVDGTAGLGRDAFVLASLGCTVTMVERHPVVAALLEDGLRRAYEDADIGDWMRERMILVHGSSLESVIELGKEIDVVYLDPMYPHREKSALVKKEMRVFQSLVGADMDADGLLAPAIALATKRVVVKRPDYAEDLDGVKPSMVIATKKNRFDVYVKAPMKG; encoded by the coding sequence ATGCCATCAACACTGCAAACATCTAAGCCTTTAGGCATCTTCTTCAATGCTCAATATCCTTCATTGGAGGCTATCTGCCAACGTTGGGGATTGGTCTTCGACAAAGAGGCGGAGTTTGAGCTGGTATTTGAGCAAAACACCTTAATACTTAACAAGCGTGATGAACCCAAACTTAAAGGCATCAGTGTCGACTTTGTCTCTGGTGCCGTAGCCCATAGGCGTAAGTTTGGTGGCGGACGAGGGCAGTCCATCGCCAAAGCGGTAGGGCTAAAACAAGCTGTTAACCCTAGTGTCGTCGATGGCACTGCTGGCCTAGGTCGTGATGCATTCGTTCTGGCTAGCCTTGGCTGCACCGTGACTATGGTAGAGCGTCATCCCGTGGTCGCAGCGCTTCTCGAAGATGGATTAAGGCGTGCCTATGAAGATGCCGATATCGGTGACTGGATGCGTGAGCGCATGATTTTAGTCCATGGCTCTAGCCTGGAATCTGTTATTGAACTAGGTAAAGAGATCGATGTGGTTTATCTGGATCCTATGTATCCTCATAGAGAAAAATCGGCTCTGGTTAAGAAGGAGATGCGGGTGTTTCAATCTTTGGTGGGTGCCGATATGGACGCCGATGGTTTACTTGCCCCTGCCATAGCATTAGCCACGAAACGTGTGGTAGTGAAGCGTCCAGACTATGCGGAAGACTTAGACGGTGTAAAACCATCTATGGTCATAGCAACCAAGAAAAACCGCTTCGATGTTTACGTAAAAGCGCCGATGAAGGGATAA
- a CDS encoding MATE family efflux transporter: MQANATQSISGSSKQSINRTFWRYAIPSVAAMLVNGFYQIVDGIFIGQYLGYEGLAGINMAWPIIYIFAGIGLMIGMGSGSLLSINRGQEQGSASTGTGEETLAQSLKTNHTLATAAVLIIGFGLLGSLVLFMSGTSLLLAQGGTGNTLILAQQYIAPFSWSVTFTILASAIPILIRNDESPNLATGLMVMGACLNILLDYIFIVQLNMALHGAAIATVSAQIAVASCGVIYFLSSFTKMKISNLTLNFANIRFDIKLARQILLLGSSSFVMYLYTSFVFALHNRLFMEYGSPVTVGAFAIVGYLMVLYYFVAEGLGEGMQPPVSYFFGAKQTENIKKVLVLATKVTITAGIAWLLVLNLFPSTIIGLFNAEDTSLIQEATSGIRLHLFAMFLDGYLVLAIMFFMAVNQGKKALGISIGNMLIQLPFLYFLPPWLGVKGVWLAMPISNVLMFIIVAPMVWHYLKTDKDRKVNQFLESRF, from the coding sequence ATGCAGGCCAACGCGACCCAATCAATATCCGGCTCTTCGAAGCAGAGCATTAACCGCACCTTCTGGCGTTATGCTATTCCGTCGGTAGCAGCCATGCTGGTTAACGGCTTCTATCAGATTGTCGATGGTATTTTTATCGGTCAATACCTGGGTTATGAAGGCTTAGCCGGCATCAATATGGCCTGGCCAATCATCTATATCTTTGCCGGCATAGGCCTGATGATCGGCATGGGATCCGGTAGCTTATTATCAATCAACCGAGGGCAAGAACAAGGCTCAGCCAGCACAGGTACTGGCGAGGAGACACTCGCTCAATCACTCAAGACAAACCATACCTTAGCCACCGCAGCAGTCCTCATCATAGGTTTCGGCCTGTTAGGCTCGCTGGTGTTGTTTATGAGCGGAACTAGCCTGTTACTGGCACAAGGCGGAACTGGTAACACCTTAATACTGGCCCAACAATACATAGCTCCCTTTAGCTGGAGTGTCACCTTTACCATACTGGCCTCGGCGATCCCTATCTTAATTCGCAACGATGAGAGCCCAAACCTGGCCACTGGCCTGATGGTCATGGGAGCATGCCTCAATATTTTGCTGGATTATATTTTTATCGTGCAGCTGAACATGGCGCTTCATGGTGCAGCAATTGCGACAGTTTCAGCCCAGATAGCCGTAGCAAGTTGCGGAGTCATCTATTTCCTATCATCTTTTACCAAGATGAAAATCAGTAACTTAACGCTTAATTTTGCAAACATACGCTTTGATATAAAATTAGCCAGACAGATATTACTCTTAGGCTCATCGAGTTTTGTCATGTACCTCTACACCAGCTTCGTATTCGCACTGCATAACCGCCTATTTATGGAATACGGCTCACCAGTAACCGTAGGCGCTTTTGCCATTGTCGGCTACCTGATGGTGCTCTATTACTTTGTTGCCGAGGGATTAGGGGAAGGGATGCAACCACCGGTGAGTTATTTCTTCGGTGCCAAGCAAACGGAGAACATTAAGAAGGTGCTAGTCCTAGCGACTAAGGTCACCATCACAGCGGGAATAGCCTGGTTACTCGTCTTGAATCTGTTCCCGAGTACCATCATCGGACTCTTTAACGCAGAGGATACCAGCTTGATACAGGAAGCCACATCTGGCATACGGCTACACTTGTTTGCCATGTTTCTCGATGGCTATCTGGTGTTAGCTATCATGTTTTTCATGGCTGTAAATCAGGGAAAGAAGGCGCTAGGAATATCCATAGGTAATATGTTAATCCAACTTCCCTTCCTTTACTTCTTGCCACCTTGGCTCGGTGTCAAAGGTGTATGGCTCGCCATGCCTATCTCTAATGTGCTGATGTTTATCATAGTCGCGCCTATGGTTTGGCACTATTTGAAAACAGATAAGGATCGCAAGGTTAATCAGTTCCTAGAGTCCAGGTTCTAG
- a CDS encoding 23S rRNA (adenine(2030)-N(6))-methyltransferase RlmJ: MLSYRHGYHAGNYADVLKHAILLQVLKSMHKKNKPLAYIDTHAGAGGYALTDEFAQKTGEYLEGVAKIWDKDDLPESLQQYIEDVKHFNQGKSELSFYPGSPGFVDMNMRDKDRMVLHELHGTDHALLDEQLGSDKQVRVIKADGLKGLLGAVPPLERRGLVLIDPSYEMKTDYQDVPNAIIKAYKRFSTGVYILWYPVVKRAQTEEMLKMLIGSGIKRQLRIEQAVKADSDEFGMTAAGLWIINPPWQLDETATEMLDYLSPLLNQGGGKITVKWEVGE; the protein is encoded by the coding sequence ATGCTAAGTTATCGCCACGGCTACCATGCCGGAAACTATGCCGACGTGTTAAAGCACGCCATCTTGCTGCAAGTGCTTAAATCTATGCACAAGAAGAATAAGCCACTGGCCTATATCGATACCCATGCAGGTGCAGGCGGATATGCCCTAACCGATGAATTCGCCCAAAAGACAGGTGAATACTTAGAGGGTGTGGCTAAGATATGGGACAAGGACGACCTCCCGGAATCACTACAACAATATATTGAAGATGTTAAACACTTCAATCAAGGCAAGTCAGAGTTGAGCTTCTATCCCGGCTCCCCTGGTTTCGTCGATATGAACATGCGCGACAAAGATCGCATGGTGCTCCATGAGCTACATGGCACCGATCACGCGTTACTTGACGAGCAGCTTGGTAGCGATAAGCAAGTACGAGTCATCAAGGCCGATGGCTTAAAAGGCTTACTTGGGGCTGTCCCACCCTTAGAGCGCCGCGGTCTAGTGTTAATAGATCCAAGCTATGAGATGAAAACCGATTATCAGGATGTTCCCAACGCGATAATCAAAGCCTATAAACGATTTTCAACTGGCGTTTACATACTCTGGTATCCAGTAGTAAAACGAGCTCAAACCGAAGAGATGCTTAAGATGCTCATCGGCAGTGGCATCAAGCGTCAGCTTAGAATCGAACAAGCGGTGAAAGCCGACAGTGATGAATTTGGCATGACAGCTGCGGGCTTGTGGATCATCAACCCACCTTGGCAGTTAGATGAGACCGCCACCGAGATGCTCGACTATCTTTCTCCACTGCTTAATCAAGGCGGCGGCAAGATCACTGTGAAATGGGAAGTCGGCGAATAA
- a CDS encoding LysR family transcriptional regulator, whose amino-acid sequence MNWTLYQLEAFVLSVNHGSFSAAARKLGRAQSRVSTAIANLEVDLGFELFDRSAKLPVLTKHGEDMFIQAQAVLEQCQRLQSRAMTLNTGQEIALTVAMDEAVPVNAFELLFEQVAIQFPLLKLTIINGSRDDIASWVDEGKADMGIVFHVRELPGSLEFMSIGQFRQSLIVSPKHALAKISSPSIADLNQYRQLVIRDRVGDSQAKALSPNHWYIDSYYYMTALVIRGVGWALVPEHVVNAEWYSGDVVELSTEYIPDPLLVEMGVVNRRDKAYGPVMEWFFIEIESMFKSNKLQTY is encoded by the coding sequence ATGAACTGGACTCTGTATCAGCTGGAAGCGTTCGTGCTGTCGGTGAATCATGGTTCGTTCTCGGCGGCAGCAAGAAAGCTGGGCCGGGCACAATCTAGGGTCAGTACCGCGATTGCTAATCTGGAGGTTGATCTGGGCTTTGAGCTATTCGATCGCAGCGCCAAGTTACCTGTGCTCACTAAGCATGGCGAAGATATGTTTATCCAGGCTCAAGCCGTACTCGAGCAGTGTCAGCGATTGCAATCCCGTGCCATGACACTTAATACCGGCCAAGAGATCGCGTTAACAGTGGCCATGGATGAAGCGGTTCCGGTTAATGCGTTTGAACTCTTGTTCGAGCAAGTCGCAATACAATTTCCTCTGTTGAAGTTGACGATTATCAATGGCTCAAGAGATGATATCGCCTCATGGGTCGATGAAGGCAAGGCCGATATGGGCATCGTTTTTCATGTAAGGGAGTTACCGGGTTCATTAGAGTTTATGTCTATCGGCCAATTTAGGCAGTCACTGATAGTGTCACCTAAGCACGCATTAGCAAAAATTTCGTCTCCAAGCATCGCCGATCTCAATCAATATCGTCAGCTAGTGATCCGTGATCGGGTTGGCGATAGTCAAGCCAAAGCGTTATCGCCGAACCATTGGTATATCGATAGTTACTATTATATGACGGCACTCGTTATACGTGGTGTTGGCTGGGCACTCGTGCCCGAGCATGTGGTCAATGCCGAGTGGTATTCTGGCGATGTTGTCGAGCTGTCGACGGAATATATTCCCGATCCTTTATTAGTTGAAATGGGTGTGGTTAACCGCCGAGATAAAGCCTATGGCCCCGTAATGGAGTGGTTCTTTATTGAAATAGAGTCCATGTTTAAGTCAAATAAGCTGCAAACTTATTGA
- a CDS encoding methyl-accepting chemotaxis protein, whose protein sequence is MKISTLSLSASATLLLLAALLATVVVWSNNQHQGIESQSNQLQQLQQTFLVDIRRELDGYLHSGDTSQLELAKTQLQHIVASLSNNNDPDVESLSFLLTLFIQDLDTDYRAAGKLAGNPRLLLAHAETEMLDNNRRLADYAAQGQDDNASLSEISLSNEYLRLTRQLPPLVYRLSQLTQGYLIGKDLRLEDILQSTITELKLWHDKLESLALIGIYDIQEIDEFALGGGDEQVIEIGENFRSELLSLSNRYNREVNSTYNLLQDNQEVQERLRSSIVEVEQAILTLITIKAEQDQRLKQELQIALYAVVSLLALFAVIYLLLQQSRVVSPLKRLNHAFQTLSESNNRERLEINRRCETGQIAGHFNQLLQRFEDEDDFQRRQMTLVSCSLSKLVQRISQITHSADETQNVVSQAQSQTDEIRNLAHEVSSTSALVENSAEQTKLQMKTSQAEAQAMLLATEETQQAVVKSHQSLSSLTTSVEDVSKIIDVIGNIAEQTNLLALNAAIEAARAGEQGRGFAVVAGEVRSLSHRTQDSLKEIMAILNQLNQANGELEVSMTGIEQATQRQRERAQGLSSVALSVQDQASEMAETAKQGAINAQQQVNYLDEFVHAMKLLKDQALSASKQSEVIGCEVQQSVQDIQTSLGISKNDTSLAQVA, encoded by the coding sequence ATGAAAATTTCAACCTTGTCACTTTCAGCCTCAGCCACCCTACTGCTGCTTGCCGCTCTGCTAGCCACTGTGGTGGTCTGGAGTAATAATCAGCATCAGGGAATAGAAAGCCAATCTAACCAGCTTCAGCAGTTACAGCAGACCTTTCTAGTGGATATACGACGAGAACTGGACGGCTACTTACATAGCGGAGATACCAGTCAATTGGAGCTTGCCAAGACTCAGTTACAGCATATTGTGGCCAGTTTATCTAACAATAATGATCCCGATGTCGAATCACTCAGTTTTTTATTGACGCTTTTTATTCAGGACTTAGACACTGACTATCGCGCAGCGGGTAAACTTGCCGGTAATCCCAGGCTACTTCTTGCCCACGCAGAAACTGAAATGCTGGATAATAATCGACGCCTGGCCGACTATGCCGCCCAGGGTCAGGATGACAATGCCTCCCTCTCGGAGATATCTCTCTCCAATGAATACCTGAGGCTCACTCGTCAACTCCCGCCCTTGGTTTATCGGCTCTCACAACTGACTCAAGGCTACCTTATCGGCAAGGACCTAAGGCTAGAAGACATTCTGCAAAGCACAATCACTGAACTTAAGCTTTGGCATGACAAGCTAGAGTCGCTGGCCTTGATCGGTATCTACGACATCCAGGAGATCGATGAGTTCGCCTTAGGCGGGGGGGATGAGCAAGTGATCGAAATTGGTGAAAACTTTAGATCTGAGCTACTTAGCCTAAGTAACAGATACAATAGAGAGGTCAATAGCACCTATAACCTGCTGCAGGATAATCAAGAGGTCCAGGAGAGACTCAGAAGTTCTATCGTCGAGGTTGAACAGGCCATACTCACCCTTATCACCATTAAAGCGGAACAAGATCAGCGGCTAAAGCAGGAGCTACAAATTGCTCTTTATGCCGTAGTTTCCCTACTGGCCCTGTTCGCTGTCATCTACCTCTTATTGCAACAAAGCCGAGTAGTATCCCCCCTGAAGCGCCTTAACCATGCCTTTCAAACTCTCAGTGAGTCCAATAACCGTGAACGACTCGAGATAAATAGACGATGTGAGACGGGCCAGATAGCAGGCCATTTCAATCAACTCCTGCAAAGGTTCGAGGATGAAGATGACTTTCAGCGTCGGCAAATGACACTCGTCTCCTGCTCACTATCCAAGTTAGTCCAGCGCATCTCTCAGATAACCCATAGTGCAGATGAGACCCAGAACGTGGTCAGCCAGGCACAATCCCAGACCGACGAGATACGCAACCTGGCCCATGAGGTGAGCTCCACATCGGCTCTGGTCGAGAATAGCGCCGAACAAACCAAGTTACAGATGAAAACCAGCCAAGCTGAGGCCCAAGCTATGTTACTGGCCACCGAAGAGACTCAGCAAGCTGTGGTTAAATCCCATCAATCCTTGTCTAGCCTGACAACTTCGGTAGAAGATGTGTCAAAGATCATCGACGTGATAGGTAATATCGCCGAGCAAACTAACTTGCTCGCACTCAATGCCGCCATCGAAGCCGCAAGAGCCGGAGAGCAAGGCCGAGGCTTTGCAGTGGTTGCCGGTGAAGTCAGGAGCCTTTCTCACAGGACCCAAGATTCATTGAAAGAGATCATGGCGATTCTGAACCAACTAAACCAGGCCAATGGCGAACTCGAAGTCAGCATGACAGGCATAGAACAGGCTACACAAAGACAGAGAGAGCGAGCTCAAGGCTTATCCTCTGTTGCCCTATCGGTGCAAGATCAAGCCAGTGAGATGGCTGAGACGGCAAAACAAGGCGCCATCAATGCACAGCAGCAGGTTAATTATCTGGATGAATTTGTACACGCCATGAAATTACTCAAAGATCAGGCTCTATCGGCCTCGAAGCAGAGTGAAGTGATTGGTTGTGAGGTGCAACAAAGCGTTCAGGATATCCAAACCAGCTTAGGTATCTCAAAAAACGACACCAGCTTGGCTCAGGTAGCCTGA
- a CDS encoding lytic transglycosylase domain-containing protein has translation MLDNNSLIQAPSTPIPSYLQPSTSKSEILSTGISTNISQQIKVYQYKQTNGVMVFSDHAPGADEYQVLLYDCYACGPDSDLDWRRMPLFSHDYDDLIGLAAKRYKLDPALIRAVIHAESAFNVFALSRSGAMGLMQLMPETAKELGVSNAFRPDQNIDGGARYLAQMLKRFDGDLELACAAYNAGPTTVAQYNGIPPYPETQAYVKRVKILLQRYRKLG, from the coding sequence ATGCTGGATAACAACAGCCTAATTCAAGCTCCTAGCACGCCTATACCTAGCTATTTACAGCCAAGCACTTCGAAGTCTGAAATCTTATCCACTGGCATATCCACCAATATTAGCCAGCAAATTAAGGTCTATCAGTATAAGCAAACTAATGGTGTGATGGTTTTTTCAGATCATGCACCGGGTGCCGATGAGTATCAGGTTCTGCTCTATGATTGTTACGCCTGCGGTCCAGATTCAGATCTAGATTGGCGCAGGATGCCGCTATTTTCCCATGACTATGATGACTTGATCGGCCTAGCGGCCAAGAGGTATAAGCTGGATCCAGCCTTGATCCGCGCTGTGATCCATGCCGAATCTGCCTTCAATGTATTTGCTCTGTCGCGCTCGGGAGCCATGGGCTTGATGCAGTTGATGCCGGAAACGGCCAAGGAGCTGGGTGTTAGTAATGCTTTTCGACCGGATCAGAACATAGATGGGGGGGCCAGATATCTGGCTCAGATGCTAAAGCGTTTCGATGGTGATTTAGAGCTTGCATGTGCCGCCTACAATGCTGGCCCTACCACAGTGGCTCAGTATAATGGTATTCCACCGTACCCCGAAACACAGGCTTACGTAAAACGAGTCAAAATCCTATTACAACGTTATCGTAAACTAGGTTAA
- the envZ gene encoding two-component system sensor histidine kinase EnvZ, with amino-acid sequence MKWLIRLLPRSAFSQTVVLIGSLLLINQLVSYLSVAAYFIQPTYQQINQLIARQVKLLFVDGVDVGREYLTMVDALNAKVPDDGMQIYNQKQAREAGLEQATYYALLSSQMSEHLGGKAEVRIAQGEFFEIWIRPPQAPSVWIKIPLTGFNKYDLSPLTLYLMVIGALSVAGGWWFARQQNRPLKRLQKAAISVSMGDYPEPLPLSGSTEIVEVTNAFNQMSHSMKQLEQDRALLMAGISHDLRTPLTRIRLASEMMVAEDQYLKDGIVHDIEDMDAIINQFIAYIRQDQESIREQEQINHLIQDVVQAESNREGKIAVVLNECPEIPLQSIAIKRVLSNLVENAFRYGNGWVRLSSHFDGRRVGFSVEDDGPGIPESEIPKLFQPFTQGDTARGSVGSGLGLAIIKRIVDRHQGEVVLTNRVAGGLHAQVWLPLE; translated from the coding sequence ATGAAGTGGCTGATAAGACTTTTACCCCGTAGTGCATTTAGCCAAACAGTAGTACTGATTGGCAGCCTTTTGCTGATCAACCAACTGGTTTCCTACCTGTCGGTCGCGGCCTATTTCATCCAGCCCACCTATCAGCAGATCAACCAGTTGATAGCGCGTCAGGTGAAACTATTGTTTGTAGATGGCGTAGATGTGGGCCGTGAATACCTGACTATGGTCGACGCCCTCAATGCCAAAGTTCCCGACGATGGAATGCAGATCTATAATCAGAAACAAGCTCGTGAAGCTGGCCTAGAACAAGCGACTTATTACGCACTGCTCTCGTCGCAGATGTCGGAACATCTGGGCGGTAAGGCAGAGGTAAGGATCGCTCAAGGCGAATTTTTTGAGATCTGGATCCGCCCGCCTCAGGCCCCGTCTGTCTGGATCAAGATCCCCCTCACTGGATTCAACAAGTATGATCTATCACCACTGACCCTCTACCTTATGGTGATCGGTGCCTTGAGTGTCGCCGGTGGTTGGTGGTTTGCCCGACAGCAGAACAGGCCCCTCAAGCGACTGCAAAAAGCGGCAATATCTGTGTCTATGGGGGATTATCCTGAGCCTCTGCCTCTGAGTGGTTCCACCGAAATTGTCGAAGTAACTAACGCCTTCAACCAGATGTCCCACAGCATGAAACAGTTAGAGCAAGATCGGGCACTCTTAATGGCCGGTATCTCCCACGATCTACGTACCCCTCTGACCCGCATTCGTCTGGCCTCAGAGATGATGGTTGCCGAAGATCAATATCTAAAGGATGGTATCGTTCACGACATAGAAGATATGGATGCCATCATTAATCAGTTCATCGCCTATATCAGGCAAGATCAGGAAAGCATTCGTGAGCAGGAGCAGATCAATCACCTCATCCAAGATGTCGTCCAGGCTGAATCTAATCGGGAAGGAAAAATAGCTGTGGTACTCAATGAGTGTCCTGAGATCCCACTCCAGAGTATTGCCATTAAACGAGTCTTGAGTAACTTGGTGGAAAATGCCTTCCGTTATGGCAACGGCTGGGTCAGATTAAGTTCTCACTTCGACGGACGACGTGTCGGCTTTAGCGTCGAAGACGATGGTCCAGGCATTCCGGAATCAGAGATCCCTAAGTTATTTCAACCTTTCACTCAGGGTGATACGGCCAGAGGCAGTGTTGGATCGGGTCTGGGATTGGCCATCATCAAGCGTATTGTCGATCGTCATCAAGGTGAAGTCGTACTGACTAACAGAGTGGCTGGCGGTTTACATGCTCAGGTCTGGTTACCACTAGAATAA
- a CDS encoding LemA family protein, whose amino-acid sequence MEGLLLGLGLVVIIAYLWYVSLVKKRNAGREALSGIDVQINKRSNLVPNILKIAQTFMDHEKALLTDITELRAQVSKSYDANDIADIGEHLAVAEQLNNKMGQLMGKVEAYPELKSDNTMLEAMQTYNEIEVHLSAARRFYNAAVTELNHAVEIFPGSILASMANIKIMPFYEADDAAKASIDAADFIK is encoded by the coding sequence ATGGAAGGATTGCTGTTAGGTTTGGGATTGGTCGTGATTATCGCCTACCTTTGGTATGTCAGCCTGGTGAAAAAACGCAATGCGGGTCGTGAAGCCTTGTCAGGTATAGATGTGCAGATTAATAAGCGTTCTAACCTAGTACCGAATATATTGAAAATAGCTCAAACATTCATGGACCACGAGAAGGCCTTGTTGACCGATATCACCGAATTGAGGGCGCAGGTGAGCAAATCCTATGATGCCAATGATATTGCCGATATTGGTGAGCATCTTGCCGTTGCCGAGCAGCTTAATAACAAGATGGGCCAGCTTATGGGCAAGGTTGAAGCATACCCTGAGCTTAAGTCTGACAATACCATGCTAGAGGCGATGCAAACTTATAACGAAATCGAGGTTCATCTCTCGGCCGCACGTCGTTTCTATAACGCTGCAGTCACCGAGCTTAATCATGCGGTTGAGATATTCCCTGGTTCTATCTTAGCTTCCATGGCTAATATCAAGATTATGCCTTTCTACGAAGCCGATGATGCCGCGAAAGCGTCTATCGATGCGGCTGATTTTATCAAGTAA